In Georgenia soli, a genomic segment contains:
- a CDS encoding rhodanese-like domain-containing protein has translation MTTSQLVPSAVEPVEPRAESAEPREKVRGGWLGRLLSGRRTAYRKVRPHQVRRLIEEGAVVVDVREPAQWRAGHIRGSVNIPLADVLDRSEDLPDGPIVTVCRSGPRSARAAELLAADGHQTFNLRGGLREWDYAGYPVMDAEGEPGFVA, from the coding sequence TTGACCACGAGCCAGCTTGTCCCGTCCGCCGTCGAGCCCGTCGAGCCCCGTGCCGAGTCCGCAGAGCCGCGCGAGAAGGTCCGTGGAGGCTGGCTCGGCCGCCTCCTGAGCGGGCGGCGGACGGCGTACCGCAAGGTGCGCCCGCACCAGGTGCGCCGGCTGATCGAGGAGGGCGCCGTCGTCGTCGACGTGCGCGAGCCGGCCCAGTGGCGTGCGGGGCACATCAGGGGCTCGGTCAACATCCCGCTGGCCGACGTCCTGGACCGCAGCGAGGACCTGCCCGACGGGCCGATCGTCACCGTCTGCCGCTCAGGCCCGCGTTCGGCGCGTGCCGCCGAGCTCCTGGCCGCGGACGGCCACCAGACCTTCAACCTGCGCGGCGGCCTGCGCGAGTGGGACTACGCGGGGTACCCGGTCATGGACGCAGAAGGGGAGCCAGGCTTCGTCGCCTGA
- a CDS encoding acyl-CoA thioesterase, with amino-acid sequence MTTPTDHEITFRTRKWIKPEDLNANGTLFGGSLLRWIDEEAAIYVMIQLGNERVVTKYMSEINFVSSAEQGDIVEMGLLATAFGRTSMTMRAEVRNLFTRQSILTIEKIVFVNLDEDGRPAPHGYTDITYDRNRIPERLRLPAKRHAARNL; translated from the coding sequence ATGACCACGCCGACGGACCACGAGATCACCTTCCGGACCCGCAAGTGGATCAAGCCCGAGGACCTCAACGCCAACGGCACGCTCTTCGGCGGCAGCCTCCTGCGCTGGATCGACGAGGAGGCGGCGATCTACGTGATGATCCAGCTCGGCAACGAGCGCGTGGTCACCAAGTACATGTCCGAGATCAACTTCGTCAGCTCGGCGGAGCAGGGCGACATCGTCGAGATGGGCCTGCTCGCGACGGCGTTCGGCCGCACCTCGATGACGATGCGCGCCGAGGTGCGCAACCTCTTCACGCGGCAGAGCATCCTCACGATCGAGAAGATCGTCTTCGTCAACCTCGACGAGGACGGCCGCCCCGCACCGCACGGGTACACGGACATCACCTACGACCGCAACCGGATCCCCGAGCGACTGAGGCTGCCGGCGAAGCGCCACGCCGCCCGCAATCTTTAG
- a CDS encoding FAD-binding oxidoreductase, which yields MNPSATTTVTERLRDRVTGRVITPGDADYETLRTTHYGAPDARPAVIVRAASTSDVVVAVAAARESGLELAVRSGGHSAAGHSTTERGILLDLGDMKDLEIDVENRTATARPGLTAGEYNTAAGRHGLATGFGDTGSVGVAGITLGGGVGLLTRRYGLTIDSLLGVEIVTADGGVLEADAEHDPDLFWAVRGGGGNFGVVTRLTFRLHPVDEVVGGMLVLPAAAEVIEGFARLVAAAPDELTAIANLMPCPPLPFVPAEVHGRPVLMAQLVHTGPVDEAEEALAPFRALAEPYADLVRPMRYPEIFQEEDMGPMPEIVSRGGFVREFGAEGAALLADAVATPGSPRIAQLRVLGGAVARIDTDATAFVHRDVPMMLMLVAFCDGPEDRARQEAWLEEASVLLDRATYVNFLGRAGAEEVRSAYPGRTWDRLAEVKRRYDPQNLFRLNHNVTPA from the coding sequence ATGAACCCCAGCGCGACCACGACCGTCACCGAACGACTCCGCGACCGCGTCACCGGCCGGGTCATCACCCCGGGAGACGCCGACTACGAGACCCTCCGCACCACCCACTACGGCGCCCCGGACGCCCGCCCCGCTGTCATCGTGCGGGCGGCGAGCACCTCCGACGTCGTGGTGGCGGTGGCCGCGGCACGCGAGAGCGGGCTGGAGCTGGCTGTGCGCAGCGGCGGGCACAGCGCGGCCGGCCACAGCACCACGGAGCGCGGCATCCTCCTGGACCTGGGCGACATGAAGGACCTCGAGATCGACGTCGAGAACCGCACCGCCACCGCCCGGCCCGGGCTGACGGCGGGTGAGTACAACACGGCCGCGGGGCGCCACGGCCTGGCGACCGGCTTCGGCGACACCGGCTCCGTCGGTGTCGCGGGCATCACGCTCGGCGGCGGGGTGGGCCTCCTGACCCGCCGGTACGGCCTGACGATCGACTCCCTGCTCGGCGTCGAGATCGTCACCGCCGACGGCGGCGTGCTGGAGGCCGACGCCGAGCACGACCCGGACCTGTTCTGGGCGGTCCGGGGCGGCGGCGGGAACTTCGGCGTCGTCACCCGCCTGACGTTCCGGCTGCACCCCGTCGACGAGGTGGTCGGCGGCATGCTCGTGCTCCCGGCGGCGGCCGAGGTCATCGAGGGGTTCGCCCGCCTCGTGGCGGCGGCACCGGACGAGCTGACGGCGATCGCGAACCTGATGCCGTGCCCGCCGCTGCCTTTCGTGCCCGCAGAGGTCCACGGCCGCCCCGTGCTCATGGCGCAGCTCGTGCACACCGGCCCAGTCGACGAGGCGGAGGAGGCGCTGGCACCGTTCCGCGCCCTCGCCGAGCCCTACGCGGATCTCGTGCGTCCGATGCGCTACCCCGAGATCTTCCAGGAGGAGGACATGGGGCCGATGCCGGAGATCGTCTCCCGGGGCGGGTTCGTCCGGGAGTTCGGCGCCGAGGGTGCGGCGCTCCTTGCCGACGCCGTCGCCACGCCCGGCTCGCCCCGGATCGCCCAGCTGCGGGTGCTCGGCGGCGCGGTCGCCCGGATCGACACCGACGCCACGGCATTCGTGCACCGTGACGTCCCGATGATGCTCATGCTCGTCGCGTTCTGCGACGGCCCGGAGGACCGCGCACGGCAGGAAGCGTGGCTGGAGGAGGCGTCGGTCCTGCTGGACAGGGCCACCTACGTCAACTTCCTCGGCCGCGCCGGGGCCGAGGAGGTCCGCTCCGCTTACCCGGGACGGACGTGGGACCGTCTGGCCGAGGTGAAGCGGCGGTACGACCCGCAGAACCTGTTCCGCCTCAACCACAACGTCACCCCGGCCTGA
- a CDS encoding aminopeptidase P family protein: MTAHAPTEPEKFTSAVYSSRLERAAADAARTGLAGVIVAPGPDLTWLTGYRPPAATERLTLLVLAPDQEPTLLVPTLERPDAEAATGAPALQLAAWTDGTDPYEAAAALLPAEGTFAVSDSTWAAHLLGLQRTRPGTRYRAMSEALPMLRAVKEGAELARLTAAGAAADAVYDEILGRPFSGRREREVAADLAALLQHFGHEQVDFTVVGSGPNGANPHHEAGERVIEPGDAVVLDFGGLMHGYGSDTTRTVSVGEPDEEVRRVHEVVRNAQQAAFEAVRPGVPCQEIDRAARAVITEAGYGQYFIHRTGHGIGVTTHEPPYMVEGEEQPLVPGMCFSIEPGIYLEGRFGVRIEDIVTVTHDGGRRLNTTDHGLAAVS, translated from the coding sequence GTGACCGCGCACGCCCCGACGGAGCCCGAGAAGTTCACGAGCGCCGTGTACTCGAGCCGCCTGGAGCGGGCGGCGGCCGACGCGGCACGGACGGGACTCGCGGGAGTCATCGTCGCCCCCGGCCCTGACCTGACGTGGCTCACCGGTTACCGACCGCCGGCGGCGACCGAGCGCCTCACCCTGCTGGTCCTTGCGCCGGACCAGGAACCGACCCTGCTCGTCCCGACTCTCGAGCGCCCCGACGCCGAGGCCGCCACTGGCGCGCCGGCCCTGCAGCTGGCCGCCTGGACCGACGGCACCGACCCCTACGAGGCCGCCGCCGCCCTGCTGCCGGCCGAGGGGACGTTCGCCGTCTCCGACTCCACGTGGGCCGCGCACCTCCTGGGCCTGCAGCGGACCCGGCCCGGCACCCGGTACCGGGCCATGTCCGAGGCACTGCCCATGCTCCGTGCCGTCAAGGAGGGCGCGGAGCTTGCCCGGCTGACGGCCGCCGGGGCCGCCGCCGACGCGGTCTACGACGAGATCCTCGGGCGCCCTTTCTCGGGTCGCCGCGAGAGAGAGGTGGCGGCCGACCTGGCTGCGCTGCTGCAGCACTTCGGGCACGAACAGGTCGACTTCACCGTCGTGGGCTCCGGACCGAACGGGGCCAACCCGCACCACGAGGCCGGCGAGAGGGTGATCGAGCCAGGAGACGCCGTCGTCCTCGACTTCGGCGGGCTCATGCACGGCTACGGTTCCGACACCACGCGCACCGTGTCGGTCGGCGAGCCCGATGAGGAGGTGCGCCGGGTCCACGAGGTCGTGCGCAACGCGCAGCAGGCCGCGTTCGAGGCGGTCCGGCCGGGCGTGCCGTGCCAGGAGATCGACCGTGCCGCGCGCGCCGTCATCACCGAGGCGGGCTACGGGCAGTACTTCATCCACCGCACCGGCCACGGCATCGGCGTCACCACCCACGAGCCGCCCTACATGGTCGAGGGCGAGGAACAACCGCTCGTTCCCGGGATGTGCTTCTCCATCGAGCCCGGGATCTACCTCGAGGGTCGGTTCGGTGTGCGGATCGAGGACATCGTCACCGTGACTCACGACGGTGGGCGTCGCCTCAACACCACGGACCATGGACTCGCCGCTGTCAGCTGA
- a CDS encoding sulfurtransferase: MALPYDDDPKFAEYAHPERLVSTEWLARHLGTEGLVVVESDEDVLLYETGHIPGAVKVDWHLDLNDPVARDYVDGEGFARLMSAKGITRESTVVLYGDKNNWWAAYALWVFTLFGHPDVRLLDGGRAKWQAEGREMTTETPVPAPTEYPVVERDDSRVRAYKEDVLEFLGGQLVDVRSLPEYTGERTHMPDYPQEASLRGGHIPGALSVPWARAANEDGTFKNREELAAIYEEEQGLLPQQPVIAYCRIGERSSHTWFVLQHLLGFEDVRNYDGSWTEWGNAVRVPIAVGEEPGEVPAR, translated from the coding sequence ATGGCACTGCCCTACGACGACGACCCGAAGTTCGCCGAGTACGCCCACCCGGAACGCCTGGTGAGCACCGAGTGGCTGGCCCGGCACCTCGGGACGGAGGGGCTCGTCGTCGTCGAGAGCGACGAGGACGTGCTGCTCTACGAGACCGGCCACATCCCCGGGGCCGTCAAGGTGGACTGGCACCTCGACCTCAACGACCCCGTCGCCCGCGACTACGTCGACGGCGAGGGCTTCGCCCGGCTCATGTCCGCCAAGGGCATCACGCGCGAGAGCACCGTCGTGCTCTACGGCGACAAGAACAACTGGTGGGCGGCCTACGCCCTGTGGGTCTTCACCCTCTTCGGCCACCCCGACGTGCGGCTGCTCGACGGCGGCCGCGCCAAGTGGCAGGCCGAGGGCCGCGAGATGACCACCGAGACGCCCGTCCCCGCGCCGACCGAGTACCCGGTGGTCGAGCGCGACGACAGCCGCGTGCGCGCCTACAAGGAGGACGTGCTGGAGTTCCTGGGCGGCCAGCTCGTCGACGTCCGCTCGCTGCCGGAGTACACCGGCGAGCGCACCCACATGCCCGACTACCCGCAGGAGGCGAGCCTGCGCGGCGGCCACATCCCCGGCGCGCTGTCCGTGCCGTGGGCCCGGGCGGCGAACGAGGACGGCACCTTCAAGAACCGCGAGGAGCTCGCCGCGATCTACGAGGAGGAGCAGGGCCTCCTGCCGCAGCAGCCCGTGATCGCGTACTGCCGCATCGGCGAGCGCTCCAGCCACACCTGGTTCGTGCTCCAGCACCTGCTCGGCTTCGAGGACGTGCGCAACTACGACGGCTCGTGGACCGAGTGGGGCAACGCCGTGCGCGTGCCGATCGCCGTCGGCGAGGAGCCCGGGGAGGTGCCCGCCCGATGA
- a CDS encoding GntR family transcriptional regulator yields the protein MLEVDPTSAVPPFEQLRQRITAQISSGELRPGDRLPPVRRLAEDLGIAANTVAHAYRTLEADGLLQGRGRAGTFVADDDSGRAAHAAARTYAATVQALGLNQAEAVELVRRAMSS from the coding sequence ATGCTGGAGGTCGACCCGACGTCCGCCGTGCCGCCGTTCGAGCAACTGCGCCAGCGGATCACCGCGCAGATCAGCTCCGGCGAGCTCCGTCCGGGAGACCGGCTGCCACCGGTGAGACGGCTCGCCGAGGACCTAGGCATCGCGGCCAACACGGTCGCCCACGCCTACCGGACGCTCGAGGCGGACGGTCTCCTGCAGGGTCGCGGGCGGGCAGGGACTTTCGTGGCCGACGACGACTCCGGCCGCGCGGCGCACGCCGCGGCGAGGACCTACGCCGCGACGGTGCAGGCCCTCGGCCTGAACCAGGCGGAGGCCGTGGAGCTGGTGCGCCGGGCGATGTCGTCCTAG
- a CDS encoding SufE family protein: protein MSAPTADLPAGFAEIVDDFNAVAAPDRLQMLLEFSRNLPALPERYADHPELLEPVPECQSPIFLIAELEGTGDDAIVHLHFQSPREAPTTSGFAGILHEALDGLTAAEVLAVPGDVSDRLGLAQAVSPLRLRGMAGMLGRIKRQVREKSARLTGPS, encoded by the coding sequence ATGAGCGCACCGACCGCCGACCTGCCCGCCGGCTTCGCCGAGATCGTCGACGACTTCAACGCCGTCGCCGCGCCGGACCGCCTGCAGATGCTGCTGGAGTTCAGCCGGAACCTTCCGGCGCTGCCCGAGCGGTACGCCGACCACCCCGAGCTGCTCGAGCCCGTGCCCGAGTGCCAGTCGCCGATCTTCCTCATCGCCGAGCTCGAGGGCACCGGGGACGACGCGATCGTGCACCTGCACTTCCAGTCGCCCCGGGAGGCCCCGACCACCAGCGGGTTCGCCGGCATCCTCCACGAGGCCCTCGACGGGCTGACCGCCGCCGAGGTGCTCGCGGTGCCCGGCGACGTCTCGGACCGGCTCGGGCTCGCGCAGGCCGTCAGCCCGCTGCGGCTGCGCGGGATGGCCGGGATGCTCGGGCGGATCAAGCGGCAGGTGCGCGAGAAGTCGGCCCGCCTGACCGGACCTAGCTGA
- a CDS encoding aromatic ring-opening dioxygenase LigA: MNSSIAKVTGLVAIIAGALFVIAGGATWALITTNLAKENVTVAEDSKFLPGDDVNGPFSAFAQAQVINEHALHATEGRTYAELGGLVKEAEAAGDTALAEELQGQRATVMNASFLRASLFTSVVSYGVAALVMGLGALLAIFGVAFRSFAPAAAPEAVRPVPAKLDQVPLPA, translated from the coding sequence ATGAACAGCAGCATCGCCAAGGTCACCGGCCTGGTCGCCATCATCGCAGGAGCGCTCTTCGTCATCGCCGGCGGCGCGACGTGGGCCCTCATCACCACCAACCTGGCCAAGGAGAACGTCACCGTCGCGGAGGACTCCAAGTTCCTCCCGGGCGACGACGTCAACGGCCCGTTCTCCGCCTTCGCCCAGGCGCAGGTCATCAACGAGCACGCCCTGCACGCCACCGAGGGTCGCACCTACGCCGAGCTCGGCGGGCTCGTGAAGGAGGCCGAGGCGGCCGGCGACACCGCCCTTGCCGAGGAGCTGCAGGGGCAGCGCGCCACGGTCATGAACGCCTCGTTCCTGCGCGCCTCGCTGTTCACCTCGGTGGTCTCCTACGGCGTGGCCGCCCTGGTGATGGGGCTGGGCGCTCTGCTCGCGATCTTCGGGGTGGCGTTCCGCTCCTTCGCCCCGGCGGCTGCTCCCGAGGCCGTCCGTCCCGTCCCGGCCAAGCTGGACCAGGTGCCCCTCCCCGCCTGA
- a CDS encoding ribonuclease Z — MRELVVLGTASQVPTRSRNHNGYFLRWDGEGLLLDPGEGTQRQMIHAGVASSRVTRICLTHVHGDHCFGLPGVLSRMAVDGVEHPVHLHYPASGEAVVRALVGVAGGGVDLRLHPHGSAGEIADGLDVVPLHHRIETYGYRLREPDGRTLLPERLAAAGLSGPAVGELQRRGRVGAVRLDDVSVPRPGQRFAFVMDTAPCAGAEELAEGADLLVAGSTFADDDADLAADYRHLTAGQAGALAGGAGAGRLVLTHFSSRYPDVAHLADQARARAGEAAVVAAADLDRFPLPRRRTREAGGR, encoded by the coding sequence ATGCGTGAGCTCGTCGTCCTGGGGACCGCCTCCCAGGTGCCCACCCGGTCCCGCAACCACAACGGGTACTTCCTGCGCTGGGACGGCGAGGGGCTGCTCCTCGACCCCGGCGAGGGCACCCAGCGGCAGATGATCCACGCGGGCGTGGCGTCCTCCCGGGTGACCCGCATCTGCCTCACCCACGTCCACGGCGACCACTGCTTCGGCCTGCCGGGCGTGCTCTCCCGCATGGCCGTCGACGGCGTCGAGCACCCGGTCCACCTGCACTACCCGGCGTCGGGCGAGGCGGTGGTGCGGGCGCTGGTCGGCGTCGCGGGCGGCGGCGTGGACCTCCGGCTCCACCCGCACGGCTCCGCCGGGGAGATCGCCGACGGCCTGGACGTCGTGCCGCTGCACCACCGCATCGAGACCTACGGCTACCGGCTGCGCGAGCCCGACGGCCGCACCCTGCTCCCCGAGCGGCTGGCGGCGGCGGGGCTCTCCGGCCCGGCCGTGGGCGAGCTGCAGCGACGCGGCCGGGTCGGCGCGGTCCGGCTCGACGACGTCAGCGTCCCGCGACCGGGGCAGCGCTTCGCGTTCGTCATGGACACCGCGCCGTGCGCGGGGGCCGAGGAGCTCGCCGAGGGTGCGGACCTCCTCGTGGCCGGGTCCACCTTCGCGGACGACGACGCCGACCTGGCGGCCGACTACCGGCACCTCACCGCGGGGCAGGCGGGAGCGCTGGCCGGTGGCGCCGGGGCGGGCAGGCTGGTCCTGACCCACTTCTCCTCCCGCTACCCCGACGTCGCTCACCTCGCCGACCAGGCCCGCGCCCGGGCCGGCGAGGCGGCGGTGGTGGCCGCCGCGGACCTGGACCGGTTCCCGCTCCCCCGACGGCGGACGCGCGAGGCCGGGGGGCGCTGA
- a CDS encoding aspartate/glutamate racemase family protein, with product MRTIGLIGGMSWYSSAEYYKVVNAEVQSRLGGHHSARIVMVSLDFDEVRALQLAEDWAGAGRLLADAGRRLEEAGADVVLIATNLMHKVADDVEAAVSVPLLHIGDAVGRAASAAGHRTVGLVGTRWVMDETFYSDRLGRHGVDVVVPPGTDREMIDRVIFDELTQGVVSDVSRRRYVRVIEELAARGAEAVVLACTEIELLVRPADSPLPLIDSMRTHALRAVEVALEGT from the coding sequence ATGCGCACCATCGGCCTGATCGGCGGGATGAGCTGGTACTCCTCGGCCGAGTACTACAAGGTGGTCAACGCCGAGGTCCAGAGCAGGCTCGGCGGACACCACTCCGCGCGGATCGTCATGGTCTCGCTCGACTTCGACGAGGTCCGCGCCCTCCAGCTCGCCGAGGACTGGGCCGGCGCGGGCAGGCTGCTCGCCGACGCGGGGCGCCGGCTCGAGGAGGCCGGAGCCGACGTCGTCCTCATCGCCACCAACCTCATGCACAAGGTGGCCGACGACGTCGAGGCCGCCGTGTCCGTCCCGCTGCTGCACATCGGCGACGCCGTCGGCAGGGCCGCCTCCGCGGCCGGCCACCGCACCGTCGGACTCGTCGGCACCCGGTGGGTCATGGACGAGACGTTCTACTCCGACCGGCTCGGCAGGCACGGGGTGGACGTCGTGGTCCCGCCCGGGACGGACAGGGAGATGATCGACCGGGTCATCTTCGACGAGCTCACGCAGGGCGTCGTCTCCGACGTCTCCCGGCGCCGCTACGTCCGGGTGATCGAGGAGCTCGCCGCGCGGGGCGCGGAGGCGGTGGTCCTCGCCTGCACGGAGATCGAGCTGCTCGTGCGGCCGGCCGACAGCCCGCTGCCGCTGATCGACTCCATGCGCACGCACGCGCTGCGCGCCGTGGAGGTTGCCCTCGAGGGCACCTGA
- a CDS encoding alpha/beta fold hydrolase encodes MTSTSTPTRSPRPAGVARLAAMRAAFGVLDTVAPHVSARWALRLWSTLPSNGGRRRDERPFAGERSVVDLPGRRSVVVETWGVGEPVYLVHGWGGWRGQLGAFVAPIVDAGRRVVAFDAPSHGESGPGVLGPRRSTAVEMTEALLAVVERHGEPAAVVGHSLGCTTTAIAVHDGMPAARVALVAPSADVVAMTDEMARRLGYAERTKREFASRLETLAGRPLTDFDLTRMAGAVPALVVHDRLDKEVPYAEGVRVSQAWPAATLETTEGLGHQRILRDPGVIARVVEFVAPSRPSRGAVAAQ; translated from the coding sequence ATGACGAGCACGTCCACGCCGACCAGAAGTCCCCGCCCGGCGGGCGTGGCCCGGCTGGCGGCGATGCGCGCCGCGTTCGGCGTCCTCGACACAGTGGCCCCCCACGTCTCCGCCCGGTGGGCGCTGCGCCTGTGGTCCACGCTGCCCTCCAACGGCGGCCGTCGGCGCGACGAACGACCCTTCGCCGGCGAGCGGTCCGTCGTGGACCTGCCCGGGCGTCGCTCCGTCGTCGTCGAGACCTGGGGCGTCGGCGAGCCCGTCTACCTCGTGCACGGCTGGGGCGGCTGGCGCGGCCAGCTCGGTGCCTTCGTCGCACCGATCGTCGACGCCGGACGGCGGGTCGTCGCCTTCGACGCCCCGAGCCACGGCGAGTCAGGGCCGGGCGTGCTCGGCCCCCGGCGCAGCACCGCCGTCGAGATGACGGAGGCCCTGCTCGCCGTCGTCGAGCGCCACGGCGAGCCGGCCGCCGTCGTCGGCCACTCGCTCGGATGCACGACGACGGCGATCGCCGTCCACGACGGCATGCCGGCCGCCCGGGTGGCGCTCGTCGCGCCGAGCGCGGACGTGGTGGCCATGACGGACGAGATGGCCCGCCGCCTCGGCTACGCCGAGCGCACCAAGCGGGAGTTCGCGTCTCGGCTCGAGACGCTCGCTGGACGCCCGCTGACGGACTTCGACCTCACGCGGATGGCGGGGGCGGTCCCGGCGCTGGTGGTGCACGACCGCCTCGACAAGGAGGTGCCGTACGCCGAGGGCGTCCGGGTGTCCCAGGCCTGGCCCGCCGCCACCCTCGAGACCACCGAGGGGCTGGGGCACCAGCGGATCCTGCGCGACCCCGGCGTGATCGCCCGCGTCGTGGAGTTCGTCGCGCCGTCACGCCCGTCGCGCGGTGCGGTTGCGGCACAGTAG
- a CDS encoding NAD(P)-dependent alcohol dehydrogenase, with translation MKALQYRTIGAAPEVVEIETPEPGPGQVRLRVTAAGACHSDAFVMSLPEEAYVYGLPLTLGHEGAGVVDKLGDGVKGVEVGTSVAVYGPWGCGHCYQCAQGRENYCARAGELGIAPPGLGSPGAMAEYMIVDDPRHLVPLGDLDPVANVSLTDAGLTPYHAIKASLPKLVPGSVAVAIGAGGLGHVGIQILRAVTSATVVALDVNEEKLALATEVGAHHAFLSDDGAVDEVRRLSGGRGAIAVLDFVGIQPTMDLGSKMLAVGGDHVMVGVGSGSLPAGFLDRPWESSVRAPYWGYRSELFEVLDLARAGVISVETEVFSLDDAPKAYEKLHAGTLRGRAVVVP, from the coding sequence ATGAAGGCGTTGCAGTACCGCACCATCGGGGCCGCCCCGGAGGTCGTCGAGATCGAGACTCCCGAGCCGGGGCCGGGTCAGGTGCGCCTGAGGGTGACCGCGGCAGGGGCGTGCCACTCGGACGCCTTCGTCATGAGCCTGCCCGAGGAGGCGTACGTCTACGGCCTGCCGCTCACCCTCGGGCACGAGGGGGCCGGCGTCGTCGACAAGCTCGGCGACGGCGTGAAGGGCGTGGAGGTGGGGACCTCCGTCGCCGTCTACGGACCGTGGGGCTGCGGCCACTGCTACCAGTGCGCGCAGGGCCGGGAGAACTACTGCGCCCGGGCCGGCGAGCTGGGCATCGCCCCGCCCGGGCTCGGCTCGCCCGGCGCGATGGCCGAGTACATGATCGTCGACGACCCCCGCCACCTGGTGCCGCTGGGCGACCTCGACCCGGTGGCCAACGTGTCGCTGACGGACGCCGGGCTCACGCCGTACCACGCGATCAAGGCGTCGCTGCCCAAGCTCGTGCCCGGGTCGGTGGCCGTGGCGATCGGCGCCGGGGGCCTGGGCCACGTCGGCATCCAGATCCTGCGGGCCGTCACCTCCGCGACCGTCGTCGCGCTCGACGTCAACGAGGAGAAGCTCGCCCTCGCGACGGAGGTCGGCGCGCACCACGCGTTCCTCTCCGACGACGGGGCCGTGGACGAGGTGCGCAGGCTCAGCGGCGGCCGCGGCGCGATCGCCGTCCTCGACTTCGTCGGCATCCAGCCGACCATGGACCTGGGCAGCAAGATGCTGGCCGTCGGCGGGGACCACGTGATGGTCGGCGTGGGCAGCGGCTCGCTGCCCGCCGGCTTCCTCGACCGGCCCTGGGAGTCCTCGGTGCGTGCACCGTACTGGGGCTACCGCTCCGAGCTGTTCGAGGTGCTGGACCTCGCCCGTGCCGGCGTGATCTCCGTCGAGACAGAGGTGTTCTCCCTCGACGACGCACCGAAGGCGTACGAGAAGCTCCACGCGGGCACGCTGCGCGGGCGGGCCGTCGTCGTCCCGTAG
- a CDS encoding M23 family metallopeptidase has product MTERYTPSTADCTDTQVITVSAPGTERTRGAHRAETKPLSRRGRILRASALGVLGVLTLATPVVAVSTDDADAVAAKATPVSSDALQALDAGFAAAAKEGTSSDALVADRAADDRRTELERASRVKVREALPEDKPAGPAAEAKPAPAPAPAPEPAPEPVAVAEPPRPEVVMPVAAGDFRLTSQYGARWGSMHAGVDFAAPLDTPIHAVADGEVTYVGVGKDGRSSMLISIRHNVGGKVFESWYVHMYPDDLKVTAGQKVKAGDVIAGVGNNGNSTGPHLHFEIHTAPGSTTEPLGWMESLGAVDVGQM; this is encoded by the coding sequence TTGACTGAGCGTTACACCCCCAGCACCGCAGACTGCACCGACACCCAGGTCATCACCGTCTCAGCACCCGGCACCGAGCGCACCCGCGGGGCGCACCGCGCCGAGACGAAGCCGCTCTCGCGGCGTGGCCGAATCCTCCGCGCCTCCGCCCTGGGAGTCCTGGGCGTCCTGACGCTGGCCACCCCCGTCGTCGCCGTGAGCACCGACGACGCCGACGCCGTCGCCGCCAAGGCCACGCCGGTCAGCAGCGACGCGCTGCAGGCGCTCGACGCCGGCTTCGCCGCCGCCGCGAAGGAGGGCACGTCGTCGGACGCCCTCGTGGCGGACCGGGCCGCCGACGACCGCAGGACCGAGCTCGAGCGCGCCTCCCGCGTGAAGGTCCGCGAGGCCCTGCCCGAGGACAAGCCGGCGGGGCCCGCCGCCGAGGCCAAGCCCGCTCCGGCCCCCGCACCGGCGCCCGAGCCCGCGCCGGAGCCGGTCGCCGTGGCCGAGCCGCCGCGCCCCGAGGTCGTCATGCCCGTCGCCGCCGGCGACTTCCGGCTGACCTCGCAGTACGGCGCCCGCTGGGGAAGCATGCACGCGGGCGTCGACTTCGCCGCGCCGCTCGACACCCCGATCCACGCCGTGGCCGACGGCGAGGTGACGTACGTGGGCGTGGGCAAGGACGGCCGGTCCAGCATGCTGATCTCGATCAGGCACAACGTGGGCGGCAAGGTCTTCGAGAGCTGGTACGTGCACATGTACCCGGACGACCTGAAGGTCACCGCCGGCCAGAAGGTCAAGGCGGGCGACGTCATCGCCGGGGTGGGCAACAACGGCAACTCCACCGGTCCGCACCTGCACTTCGAGATCCACACCGCCCCGGGCAGCACAACCGAGCCGCTCGGCTGGATGGAGTCGCTCGGCGCGGTGGACGTCGGCCAGATGTGA